A genomic stretch from Antarcticibacterium flavum includes:
- a CDS encoding BrxA/BrxB family bacilliredoxin produces the protein MYPAELVKPMREDLTKVGFEELHTVADVEEAMQRKGTTLVVVNSVCGCAAANARPGARISLQNSKTPDNLVTVFAGVDKEATDKARGFMVPFPPSSPSMALFKDGELVHMLERHHIEGRPAELIAENLVGAYNEFC, from the coding sequence ATGTATCCAGCAGAATTAGTAAAACCAATGCGGGAAGATCTTACAAAAGTAGGATTTGAAGAGCTACACACGGTAGCAGATGTAGAGGAAGCCATGCAACGTAAAGGAACTACCCTGGTAGTAGTAAATTCGGTATGTGGCTGTGCTGCAGCAAATGCCCGTCCCGGCGCAAGAATATCATTACAAAATTCAAAAACCCCAGACAATTTAGTAACTGTATTTGCAGGGGTAGATAAAGAAGCCACAGATAAGGCCCGTGGTTTTATGGTGCCTTTCCCTCCTTCTTCTCCTTCAATGGCATTGTTCAAAGATGGAGAACTGGTTCATATGCTCGAGCGTCATCATATTGAAGGACGCCCTGCAGAGTTGATAGCAGAAAACCTTGTGGGTGCTTATAACGAATTTTGCTAA
- a CDS encoding TerB family tellurite resistance protein: MFKWILAIIGFMFFRYAGAVLGFILGTVIDNWSRSSTSFQAGYGREGQKVSPGDFELNLLSLASIVIKADGKVSQTELDYVRAYFVQAYGKERANATFRTFNDVIKNREISAQRIGLYLQQRTRYEVRLQIIHFLFSIAKADGQVSQAELNQLREISGFLNLMKRDFESIKAMFFKSADNAYKILEIEKSATDAEVKKAFRTMAKKYHPDKLQHMDEAYRKGAEEKFRKVQEAYEHIQKERGI, encoded by the coding sequence ATGTTTAAATGGATACTGGCCATTATTGGCTTTATGTTTTTTAGGTACGCAGGTGCTGTCCTTGGATTTATCCTGGGGACTGTAATAGATAACTGGAGCCGTTCCTCTACAAGTTTCCAGGCAGGCTATGGCAGGGAAGGGCAAAAGGTTTCCCCGGGGGATTTTGAACTCAATCTTCTTTCGCTGGCATCCATCGTGATTAAAGCCGATGGTAAGGTTTCTCAAACGGAGCTGGATTACGTGAGGGCCTATTTTGTACAGGCTTATGGTAAGGAAAGAGCCAATGCTACTTTTCGCACCTTTAATGATGTTATAAAGAACAGGGAAATATCGGCTCAACGTATTGGCCTTTATCTGCAACAGCGTACCCGTTATGAAGTGCGCCTTCAAATTATCCATTTCCTCTTTAGTATCGCGAAGGCAGATGGGCAGGTATCCCAGGCAGAGCTGAATCAACTACGCGAAATATCGGGCTTCCTGAACTTAATGAAAAGGGATTTCGAAAGTATTAAGGCGATGTTCTTTAAGAGTGCAGATAATGCATATAAGATCCTGGAAATAGAGAAATCGGCCACAGATGCCGAGGTGAAGAAGGCATTCAGGACCATGGCCAAGAAATATCATCCAGATAAACTACAGCATATGGATGAGGCTTACCGCAAAGGAGCCGAGGAAAAGTTCAGAAAGGTCCAGGAGGCATATGAACACATCCAGAAGGAACGGGGTATATAA